The following proteins come from a genomic window of Terribacillus aidingensis:
- the bshA gene encoding N-acetyl-alpha-D-glucosaminyl L-malate synthase BshA: MKKLKIGITCYPTLGGSGVIATELGKKLAKKGHDIHFITSSVPFRLDMLLPNVFFHEVEMSHYPVFQYPPYDLVLANKMAEVIDEEQLDILHVHYAVPHAICAILAKAIAKRDVKIVTTLHGTDITVLGIDNGLRKMIIHAIEESDVVTAVSQSLVKQTREMLDVTSAIDVVYNFVDEEVYRPADVRDIRQQFGIKEDDKVLVHISNFRKVKRVQDVVQVFSYVQEKLDAKLMLIGDGPEYSDILRDVQQRGLEDKVLFLGKRNNVAALLNMADIMLLPSEKESFGLVLLEAMACGVPCIGTDVGGIPEVIQHGKNGFITQLGDVEQMGSFAMDLLTNEKLWQQFSEASIHYAAENFHSDQIVAQYEAIYEEVLQ; the protein is encoded by the coding sequence ATGAAAAAGCTGAAAATCGGTATCACTTGTTATCCGACGCTTGGCGGATCGGGCGTCATTGCAACAGAACTCGGGAAAAAACTAGCTAAAAAGGGACATGACATTCATTTCATTACATCCAGTGTCCCTTTCCGGCTGGATATGCTGCTTCCGAATGTATTTTTCCATGAAGTCGAGATGAGTCATTATCCTGTCTTCCAATACCCGCCATACGATTTGGTGCTGGCTAATAAAATGGCTGAAGTAATCGACGAAGAACAGCTCGATATTCTGCATGTCCATTATGCTGTTCCGCATGCTATATGTGCGATTTTAGCTAAGGCAATTGCCAAGCGGGATGTAAAGATTGTCACAACCCTGCACGGAACGGATATTACGGTGCTTGGAATTGATAATGGACTGCGCAAAATGATCATTCATGCAATTGAAGAGAGTGATGTCGTCACAGCGGTATCACAAAGTCTCGTAAAGCAAACAAGAGAAATGCTTGATGTCACTAGCGCAATCGACGTTGTCTACAACTTTGTCGATGAAGAAGTGTATCGTCCGGCTGATGTGCGTGACATAAGGCAGCAATTCGGTATCAAGGAAGATGATAAAGTACTCGTACATATAAGCAATTTCCGTAAAGTGAAACGTGTACAGGATGTTGTACAGGTTTTTTCGTATGTACAGGAGAAGCTGGATGCCAAGCTGATGCTGATTGGGGACGGACCCGAGTATTCAGATATTCTGCGAGATGTGCAGCAGCGCGGTCTTGAAGATAAAGTACTTTTCTTAGGTAAGCGTAATAATGTTGCTGCCCTGTTAAATATGGCGGACATCATGCTGCTTCCTTCTGAAAAAGAGAGCTTTGGTTTGGTTCTTTTAGAAGCAATGGCCTGTGGGGTGCCGTGTATCGGAACAGATGTCGGCGGCATACCAGAAGTTATCCAGCACGGTAAGAATGGTTTTATAACGCAGCTGGGAGATGTAGAGCAAATGGGTTCCTTTGCAATGGATTTGCTGACAAATGAAAAGCTGTGGCAGCAATTTTCCGAAGCATCCATTCATTATGCTGCGGAAAACTTCCATTCTGATCAAATTGTTGCTCAATACGAAGCAATATATGAAGAGGTTTTGCAATGA
- the mgsA gene encoding methylglyoxal synthase, translating to MHIALIAHDKKKPEMVRFTVAYKEMLKKHTLYATGTTGTRIKEATGLPVELFQSGPLGGDQQIGARIATNQMDLIIFFRDPLTAQPHEPDVSALMRLCDVHRIPLATNLAAAEIFIRGLDRGDFDWRKIIRDREPEL from the coding sequence ATGCATATTGCTTTAATTGCCCATGATAAGAAAAAACCTGAGATGGTCCGTTTTACGGTCGCATATAAAGAAATGCTGAAGAAACATACCCTGTATGCTACAGGCACGACAGGCACTCGCATCAAAGAAGCAACAGGATTACCTGTGGAATTGTTCCAATCGGGCCCGCTTGGAGGCGATCAGCAGATTGGTGCAAGGATCGCAACGAATCAAATGGATCTGATTATCTTTTTCAGGGATCCACTCACTGCCCAGCCGCATGAACCTGATGTAAGTGCACTAATGCGCTTATGTGATGTGCATCGTATTCCGCTGGCAACCAATCTGGCAGCGGCCGAAATATTTATTCGCGGATTGGACCGTGGAGATTTCGATTGGCGCAAGATCATACGCGATCGTGAGCCGGAGCTATGA
- the dapB gene encoding 4-hydroxy-tetrahydrodipicolinate reductase yields MTKDTIKIIVAGPRGRMGSEALQLVDRTAHFELVAAIDRKNGGKRISDIEGLPASDAVIYEDAEACLDEVEADVLIDLTIPETGYKHMKLAIEHGVRPVVGTSGFTEEQVEELGKLSEEKGIGAIIAPNFAIGAVLMMQFAKQAAKYFPTVEIIEKHHDQKLDAPSGTAVKTAQLIQKVREPAKQGHPDEKETIAGARGADVDGMRIHSVRLPGLVAHQEVIFGAPGEQFTVKHDSFNRASFMSGVELAVDRVMKMDILAYGLENILE; encoded by the coding sequence ATGACTAAAGATACGATTAAAATTATTGTAGCGGGACCAAGAGGCAGAATGGGATCAGAAGCATTGCAGCTTGTCGATCGGACGGCTCATTTTGAGCTAGTGGCAGCAATTGACCGAAAAAACGGAGGAAAGCGGATCAGTGATATCGAAGGATTGCCAGCGAGCGATGCGGTCATTTACGAAGATGCTGAGGCGTGTTTAGATGAAGTAGAGGCAGATGTACTTATCGACTTGACCATTCCGGAAACAGGCTACAAACATATGAAGCTCGCTATTGAACATGGTGTGCGTCCGGTAGTCGGTACTTCTGGTTTTACGGAAGAACAAGTAGAAGAGCTAGGGAAGCTTAGTGAAGAAAAAGGTATAGGAGCAATTATTGCACCAAACTTCGCAATTGGGGCAGTACTTATGATGCAATTCGCCAAGCAAGCAGCAAAATACTTCCCAACAGTAGAAATTATTGAAAAGCATCATGATCAAAAACTGGATGCCCCAAGCGGTACGGCTGTGAAAACAGCTCAGCTGATCCAGAAAGTACGTGAACCAGCAAAACAAGGACATCCGGATGAGAAAGAGACGATAGCTGGAGCACGTGGTGCAGATGTGGACGGCATGAGGATTCATAGTGTCCGTCTCCCTGGACTCGTTGCACACCAAGAAGTTATTTTCGGTGCACCAGGCGAGCAATTCACAGTTAAACATGATAGTTTCAACCGCGCATCCTTTATGTCAGGTGTAGAGCTGGCAGTGGACCGTGTCATGAAGATGGACATACTAGCATACGGATTAGAAAATATATTGGAATGA
- a CDS encoding nucleotide pyrophosphohydrolase, with protein sequence MNTTYTTKEIQARVDAYISQFKEGYFSPLSMLARMTEEVGELAREVNHTYGEKPKKASEEANTVADELGDIIFVMTCFANSLNIDLSEAFEKSMTKFETRDKDRWTKKTQEDIHND encoded by the coding sequence ATGAATACTACATATACGACAAAGGAAATACAAGCACGTGTCGACGCTTATATTTCCCAATTTAAAGAAGGTTATTTTTCACCGCTCAGCATGCTTGCCAGAATGACGGAAGAAGTAGGAGAGCTTGCAAGGGAAGTGAACCATACATATGGAGAAAAGCCGAAAAAAGCTAGTGAAGAAGCTAATACAGTAGCAGATGAACTCGGAGATATTATATTCGTGATGACATGCTTTGCTAATTCCTTGAATATCGATCTATCGGAAGCATTCGAAAAATCGATGACGAAATTCGAAACAAGGGATAAAGACAGATGGACGAAGAAGACACAGGAGGACATACATAATGACTAA
- a CDS encoding YitT family protein, which translates to MFRLRIKNILFILLGAAIFSFGIVHFNIANKLGEGGFTGITLILLFEFDWDPAIMNLVLNIPLFLIGWKFLGRTTFVYTIIGTVAVSLFLRLFQTYSFNIDLGNDLLIASLLAGVFIGVGLGIIFRFGGTTGGVDIIARLANKYAGWTMGRTMFLFDAVVIVTSVLTYLDLIRGMYTLVAVFVGARVIDFIQEGAYSARGATIISSQSADIANQILKQMDRGVTVLDGRGSFTGEKRDVLYCVVARNEIVRLKAIITSVDPHAFVALSEVHDVMGEGFTLDENKKPYNTD; encoded by the coding sequence ATGTTCAGACTGCGTATAAAGAACATCCTGTTCATTCTGTTAGGCGCGGCTATCTTTTCGTTCGGTATCGTCCATTTCAATATCGCCAATAAACTTGGGGAAGGCGGATTCACCGGGATAACGCTTATTTTACTATTCGAATTCGATTGGGATCCAGCAATTATGAACCTGGTGCTGAATATTCCATTGTTCCTGATCGGCTGGAAGTTCCTTGGCCGGACAACTTTCGTTTATACAATCATCGGGACAGTGGCAGTTTCCTTGTTCCTGCGTTTATTCCAGACATATTCGTTTAATATTGACTTAGGTAACGATTTGCTGATTGCTTCACTTTTAGCTGGTGTATTCATAGGAGTCGGTCTCGGTATCATCTTCCGCTTCGGCGGTACAACCGGAGGAGTCGACATCATTGCCCGACTTGCTAACAAGTATGCCGGCTGGACGATGGGACGGACGATGTTTCTCTTTGATGCCGTTGTTATTGTTACATCGGTTCTTACCTATCTTGATCTGATCCGCGGTATGTATACACTCGTTGCTGTCTTCGTTGGCGCTAGAGTCATCGACTTTATCCAAGAAGGCGCCTACTCGGCAAGAGGTGCAACTATCATTTCGAGTCAGAGTGCAGATATAGCCAATCAGATACTAAAGCAAATGGACCGGGGTGTAACGGTCCTTGATGGCAGAGGAAGCTTCACAGGCGAAAAACGCGATGTGCTTTATTGTGTCGTCGCCCGGAACGAAATTGTCCGACTGAAAGCGATTATCACCTCAGTCGATCCACATGCCTTTGTCGCCCTTAGCGAGGTGCATGATGTCATGGGAGAAGGATTTACACTGGATGAAAATAAAAAACCGTATAATACCGACTGA
- a CDS encoding type 1 glutamine amidotransferase domain-containing protein — translation MELTGKKILSFVSDDFEDLELWYPILRLREAGAEVYLAGESANTVYKGKYGVPATSDLTFDEVDPNQYDALLVPGGWSPDKLRRYHSVLEVTRHFHTHKKAIGQICHAGWVLISAGILEGVNVTSTPGIKDDMTNAGAIWHDEAVVVDGHIVSSRRPPDLPDYLRELIKVIQAQ, via the coding sequence GTGGAACTTACTGGAAAGAAAATACTATCGTTTGTCAGTGATGATTTCGAGGATCTGGAATTGTGGTATCCAATACTTCGGCTGCGCGAAGCAGGAGCGGAAGTGTATTTAGCTGGTGAGTCAGCAAATACTGTTTATAAAGGAAAGTATGGGGTTCCAGCAACTTCTGATTTGACGTTTGATGAAGTTGATCCGAATCAATATGATGCCTTGCTCGTCCCTGGCGGATGGTCACCGGATAAACTTCGCCGCTATCACAGTGTATTGGAAGTCACCCGTCATTTCCACACACATAAGAAAGCAATCGGTCAAATCTGCCATGCCGGGTGGGTGCTTATCTCTGCCGGCATATTGGAAGGTGTAAATGTCACTAGTACTCCTGGAATAAAAGACGACATGACGAATGCAGGAGCGATATGGCATGATGAAGCTGTTGTCGTAGACGGTCATATTGTCAGCAGCAGACGGCCGCCTGATCTGCCCGACTACCTCCGAGAGTTGATCAAGGTCATACAAGCACAATAA
- a CDS encoding zinc metallopeptidase, which translates to MSLGAYIIYIALLLIIPLWAQSKVKSTYKKYSKVETSSLMTGAQVARKILDDNGIYDVQIEETRGMLSDHYDPRHKVVRLSTDNYHGHSMAAAAVSAHEVGHAIQHAEGYGFLKFRTALAPAAAWGSNLSMFLIIAGAIFGSLQFVGLGIAFFAIAVLFQVVTLPVEFNASNRAMTQLVSTGIIRNDEERSTKKVLNAAAMTYVAAALVAVAELVRFILMFFVSNNED; encoded by the coding sequence ATGTCACTAGGTGCTTATATAATCTATATAGCACTTCTTCTGATTATCCCTTTATGGGCTCAATCGAAGGTAAAAAGCACGTATAAGAAGTATTCGAAAGTAGAAACGTCATCTCTAATGACAGGTGCACAGGTCGCAAGAAAGATTTTAGATGATAATGGAATATATGATGTGCAAATTGAAGAAACACGCGGTATGTTATCTGATCACTATGACCCGCGTCATAAAGTAGTTCGTTTATCCACTGACAACTACCATGGTCACAGCATGGCTGCAGCAGCGGTTTCCGCCCACGAGGTTGGACACGCAATTCAGCACGCAGAAGGATACGGATTCCTGAAGTTCCGTACAGCTCTTGCTCCGGCAGCTGCATGGGGCAGCAACCTTTCCATGTTCCTTATCATAGCAGGTGCTATCTTTGGATCCCTTCAATTCGTCGGACTTGGTATTGCGTTCTTTGCTATCGCGGTATTGTTCCAGGTTGTTACTCTGCCGGTTGAGTTCAATGCTTCTAACCGTGCAATGACACAATTGGTTTCAACAGGAATCATCCGGAACGATGAAGAGCGCTCAACTAAAAAGGTTTTGAACGCGGCAGCAATGACTTACGTTGCGGCAGCTCTAGTAGCTGTAGCCGAGCTTGTACGCTTCATCCTTATGTTCTTTGTCAGCAATAACGAAGATTAA
- a CDS encoding sporulation protein YpjB: MKKLLLVIVLTASFFVLANLAELLLQPHTEALSSSSDKTGQTFDQQFEALPAYLYSVTVPDKNSYGTGRFWGILGISASIVGTLVYVGYKKYRAENDKSVNNDPNS; the protein is encoded by the coding sequence ATGAAAAAGCTGCTTCTCGTCATTGTTCTGACAGCCTCTTTTTTTGTACTTGCCAATCTTGCTGAACTACTTCTGCAGCCGCATACAGAGGCTCTGTCGTCATCTTCCGACAAAACAGGTCAAACGTTTGATCAACAGTTCGAAGCACTGCCTGCATATTTGTACAGTGTTACCGTACCTGATAAAAACAGTTATGGAACAGGACGATTCTGGGGAATACTTGGTATTAGTGCAAGCATTGTAGGAACACTTGTTTATGTTGGTTATAAGAAGTATCGAGCTGAAAATGACAAAAGTGTGAACAACGATCCTAATAGTTGA
- a CDS encoding DUF1405 domain-containing protein, which produces MYRLLFHRYSMLILFIINLIGTIYGYIWYGWQLEITPAIFLPFVPDSPTASLFFTIFLGLYLIGRQNGYIEALAVVSLFKYGIWAVVMNLLTIAVAGSLSWQGYMLIASHLGMAIQGLLYAPLYRVKLRHLAVAAIVVLHNDIIDYVFDMMPIYGNLMDYSDNIGYFTFWLSIVSILVGYIATQRKSSLRNLNK; this is translated from the coding sequence ATGTATCGTCTTCTATTTCACCGTTACAGCATGCTGATATTGTTTATCATTAATCTTATTGGGACGATCTATGGGTACATATGGTATGGCTGGCAGCTTGAGATTACACCGGCGATTTTCCTTCCCTTTGTACCGGATAGCCCGACAGCCAGTCTCTTCTTCACTATCTTCCTTGGGTTATACCTGATTGGAAGACAAAATGGCTATATCGAAGCGCTGGCAGTTGTTTCATTATTCAAATACGGTATATGGGCGGTCGTCATGAATTTGCTCACCATAGCCGTAGCAGGGTCACTTTCCTGGCAGGGGTATATGCTGATTGCCTCTCATTTGGGAATGGCGATTCAAGGTCTTTTGTATGCACCGCTTTACCGAGTGAAGTTACGGCATCTTGCTGTAGCTGCCATCGTCGTATTACATAATGATATCATCGATTATGTATTCGACATGATGCCTATTTACGGCAACTTGATGGATTATAGCGATAATATCGGCTATTTCACTTTCTGGCTCAGTATCGTTTCCATCCTGGTTGGATACATAGCCACGCAGCGGAAATCTTCTTTACGAAATCTAAACAAATAA
- a CDS encoding ReoY family proteolytic degradation factor — protein MNISVTMQDKKTFIRWFLDNYQLKRRESVWILNYLINHDSFLDNVHFIREARFSPRGIIISAHCSEEVPFRFYKDNIVTTDAEKSFHDIRMNKKDPVYIQLNFKNSHQSMEYVAVLEDNPFLPEDHYVTKEDRQLAAKLLDASHHQYKKKKLQEAIDLALDKRDEDKFRLLSKAMRQLKEEAEDTIEHI, from the coding sequence ATGAATATTTCCGTTACCATGCAGGATAAGAAGACGTTCATTCGCTGGTTCTTAGATAATTACCAATTGAAGCGCAGGGAAAGTGTCTGGATCTTGAACTACTTGATCAATCATGATTCGTTTCTTGATAATGTGCATTTCATCCGTGAAGCAAGATTCAGTCCCAGAGGAATCATCATATCCGCCCATTGTTCTGAAGAAGTGCCGTTCCGTTTCTACAAGGACAACATCGTTACAACCGATGCAGAGAAATCATTCCATGATATTCGCATGAACAAGAAAGACCCTGTCTATATTCAACTCAATTTCAAGAATTCCCATCAAAGTATGGAATATGTCGCAGTGCTGGAAGACAATCCTTTCTTGCCGGAAGATCATTATGTGACGAAAGAAGACCGGCAGCTGGCAGCGAAACTTCTTGATGCGTCACACCATCAATACAAGAAGAAGAAGCTGCAAGAAGCAATTGATTTAGCTCTTGATAAGAGAGACGAAGATAAATTCCGGTTATTAAGTAAGGCGATGCGACAATTGAAAGAAGAAGCTGAAGACACAATTGAACATATTTAA
- a CDS encoding tetratricopeptide repeat protein — protein MEEIRKAISYMENDQPQEAVDTLEAYLPAANEEEKFTIAELYMQWGMHEEAKAVLLQLEQMFPDEMELKMMLAELFIDLNEDQEAIDKLDQIVEDEDYFIPAQMQLADLYEAQGLFEVAEQKLLAAKRFDPSEPVIDLALGELALSTASYLKAITYYEKVYEKQTAMGDIDIALRLAEAYAATGEFEKALTYYQETDVDDVEQLFSFGFTAFKLARYDIAISTWEKLLKEEADYLSVYEYLAKAYEEEGLMEKAFETAEKGLSLDEYNQKLYFTAGRLARQLGKNDRSYFLIRHAIALDPGYKEAILYLIENFKLDEDHEAIIELLTHILETDEEDAAYRWELARAYNETEMFDEALKAYGEAYTNFKDDSDFLKEYGYFLLEEGRMQEAVEILKEYLRLEPSDIEVEENINRLLSQ, from the coding sequence ATGGAAGAAATTAGAAAAGCAATATCTTATATGGAGAATGATCAGCCACAAGAAGCGGTGGATACATTAGAGGCTTATTTACCGGCTGCCAATGAGGAAGAGAAATTCACGATAGCAGAATTATATATGCAGTGGGGCATGCATGAAGAAGCAAAAGCAGTCCTGCTTCAGCTCGAGCAAATGTTCCCGGATGAAATGGAGCTTAAGATGATGCTTGCTGAACTTTTCATTGATCTGAATGAAGACCAGGAAGCAATTGATAAGCTTGATCAGATTGTGGAGGATGAGGACTATTTTATCCCAGCTCAAATGCAGCTTGCTGATTTGTATGAGGCACAAGGTTTATTTGAAGTCGCTGAGCAAAAACTGCTGGCAGCAAAACGATTCGACCCATCTGAACCTGTCATTGATTTGGCATTAGGAGAGCTTGCTTTATCGACTGCATCCTACTTGAAAGCAATCACTTATTATGAAAAAGTCTACGAAAAGCAGACTGCCATGGGTGATATCGATATCGCCCTTCGCCTCGCAGAAGCTTATGCTGCTACAGGTGAATTCGAGAAAGCATTGACTTATTACCAGGAAACCGATGTCGATGATGTGGAACAGCTGTTCAGTTTTGGGTTCACGGCCTTCAAGCTAGCCAGATATGATATTGCTATCAGTACATGGGAGAAACTTCTTAAAGAGGAAGCGGATTATCTGTCTGTCTATGAGTATCTTGCCAAGGCCTATGAAGAAGAGGGCTTGATGGAGAAGGCATTCGAAACGGCAGAAAAAGGATTGTCATTGGATGAGTATAACCAGAAGCTCTATTTCACTGCTGGCCGTCTTGCAAGACAGCTTGGCAAAAATGATCGCAGCTATTTCCTTATTCGTCATGCAATTGCACTCGACCCGGGTTATAAAGAAGCGATTCTCTATTTGATTGAGAATTTCAAGCTGGATGAAGACCACGAGGCTATCATCGAATTATTGACGCATATCCTGGAGACAGATGAAGAAGATGCAGCGTACCGTTGGGAGCTTGCGCGTGCCTATAATGAAACTGAAATGTTTGATGAGGCATTAAAGGCATATGGGGAAGCATATACTAACTTCAAAGATGATAGCGATTTTCTAAAAGAATACGGATATTTCCTATTGGAAGAAGGGAGGATGCAAGAGGCTGTCGAAATACTAAAAGAGTATCTTCGCCTGGAGCCATCAGATATCGAAGTAGAGGAGAATATCAACCGGCTCTTGTCTCAATAA
- the aroA gene encoding 3-phosphoshikimate 1-carboxyvinyltransferase, giving the protein MTDVRLKPTAKGLSGSITVPGDKSVSHRSIIFGALSKGKTTVRHFLTGEDCLRTIDAFRALGVSIEQDGDTVIIDSAGKDSFTEPTVPIYFGNSGTTARLLLGVFAALPFHITAYGDASLTKRPMDRVVIPLRQMGAKINGREQGKYLPLAIDGQNLSALTYHTPVKSAQVKSALLLAGLLADGETQISEDVKTRDHTEQMLKSFGASIDVTGTTVKVQGGQQLIGTDVYVPGDISSAAFFLVAACLVPGSEIILTNTGLNETRTGILDVLQQMGADMEIIEHDIQAGERIGDITIRYRPLKGTEIGGNIIPRLIDELPILALLATQADGETIIKDAEELRFKETDRIEAIAATLRSFGAEVESTPDGMKISGNQSLTGATADSFGDHRIGMMIAIASLIAKGETVLSDADSINISYPSFFADLRALQD; this is encoded by the coding sequence GTGACAGATGTACGACTCAAACCTACAGCAAAGGGACTTTCTGGTTCTATTACCGTACCAGGCGATAAATCGGTTTCCCACCGAAGCATCATTTTCGGTGCTTTGTCCAAAGGAAAAACTACTGTCCGTCATTTCTTGACTGGAGAAGATTGTCTTCGGACGATAGATGCTTTTCGAGCGCTTGGTGTCTCGATTGAACAGGATGGGGACACGGTTATCATCGATAGCGCAGGGAAAGACAGCTTTACAGAACCGACTGTTCCGATTTACTTTGGTAATTCTGGAACAACGGCGCGCCTATTGCTTGGTGTTTTTGCAGCCTTGCCATTTCATATAACAGCATACGGGGATGCATCACTTACTAAACGACCGATGGATCGTGTTGTGATTCCTTTGCGACAGATGGGGGCAAAAATAAATGGGCGTGAGCAAGGGAAATATTTGCCGCTGGCCATTGACGGACAAAATCTCTCAGCTCTTACATACCACACCCCAGTAAAAAGTGCACAAGTGAAATCAGCTTTGCTGCTTGCAGGTTTATTGGCAGACGGCGAAACACAGATTTCGGAAGATGTCAAGACGAGGGATCATACCGAACAGATGCTGAAAAGCTTTGGAGCAAGTATTGATGTAACAGGTACGACTGTCAAAGTTCAAGGCGGTCAGCAGCTCATTGGAACGGATGTCTATGTTCCCGGAGATATATCCTCGGCTGCTTTCTTCCTTGTTGCTGCATGTCTTGTTCCAGGCAGTGAAATCATACTAACGAATACCGGTTTGAACGAAACACGTACTGGCATTTTGGATGTGCTGCAGCAAATGGGTGCCGATATGGAAATCATAGAGCATGACATTCAAGCTGGTGAGCGAATCGGAGATATCACAATACGATATCGTCCTTTGAAAGGTACAGAGATTGGCGGAAACATCATTCCCCGGCTTATCGATGAGCTGCCTATCTTGGCATTACTGGCAACACAGGCTGATGGGGAAACAATCATCAAGGATGCGGAGGAACTTCGTTTCAAGGAAACCGATCGAATCGAGGCGATAGCAGCTACACTGCGGAGTTTTGGTGCTGAAGTGGAATCGACACCTGATGGAATGAAAATTTCTGGAAATCAATCCCTTACGGGTGCAACTGCTGATTCTTTCGGTGATCACCGAATCGGTATGATGATTGCTATTGCCAGTTTGATTGCAAAAGGGGAGACAGTACTAAGTGATGCTGACAGCATCAATATCTCTTACCCATCATTTTTTGCGGATCTACGTGCGCTGCAGGATTGA
- a CDS encoding prephenate dehydrogenase: METVVIAGLGLIGGSLARNIQTHKQVHLIGVDQRESTLEYALKHEIIDEASSSFQEAARKADIIILAAPVSKSVELLKELDSMKLEKDVLVTDVSSVKGPIFQQAASLQSNKVYFVGGHPMAGSHKHGIESSKAHLFENAIYVLTPVQRARESDIKRLENLLDGTKSSFITLSAEEHDEMTGVVSHFPHLIASALVQQAKKWEAKHSFLPKLAAGGFRDITRIASSNPGMWQDIFFQNKEKMGVLLDDWIEEMQAFRKLLAEDQGQQIHTYLEEAKQYRDGLEPRKKGAIPGYYDLYVDITDQPGALQKVLTIVADAGLSIVNIQILELREGLTGVLRLSFSEQKIQLKAKGVLEVFGYEVKIED; encoded by the coding sequence ATGGAGACGGTCGTAATCGCGGGACTTGGTTTGATCGGCGGCTCACTTGCTCGTAATATCCAAACGCACAAGCAAGTTCATCTTATCGGAGTAGATCAAAGGGAAAGTACGTTGGAGTATGCCCTAAAGCATGAGATCATCGATGAAGCGTCGTCTTCTTTCCAAGAAGCTGCACGCAAGGCAGATATCATTATACTTGCTGCACCAGTTTCCAAGTCTGTCGAGCTACTTAAGGAGCTTGATAGTATGAAACTGGAAAAAGATGTGCTTGTAACCGATGTTTCATCAGTTAAGGGTCCGATCTTCCAGCAGGCTGCGTCCCTTCAGTCCAACAAAGTATACTTCGTCGGCGGCCACCCGATGGCAGGTTCCCATAAACACGGAATAGAGTCTTCAAAAGCGCATTTGTTTGAGAATGCCATATATGTTTTGACACCTGTTCAGCGGGCTAGAGAAAGTGATATCAAGCGGTTGGAGAACTTGCTTGATGGTACGAAAAGTAGTTTTATCACGTTATCGGCAGAAGAGCATGATGAGATGACCGGAGTTGTTTCTCATTTTCCTCATTTGATTGCATCTGCACTGGTACAGCAGGCAAAGAAATGGGAAGCGAAACATAGCTTCCTTCCTAAACTCGCTGCAGGCGGATTCCGTGATATCACCCGGATTGCCTCGAGCAATCCGGGGATGTGGCAGGACATTTTCTTTCAGAACAAAGAGAAGATGGGGGTCCTGCTTGACGATTGGATTGAGGAAATGCAGGCTTTTCGAAAGCTTTTGGCAGAAGATCAGGGACAGCAGATTCATACCTACCTGGAAGAGGCGAAGCAATATCGGGACGGTTTAGAACCTCGGAAAAAAGGTGCAATCCCAGGGTATTACGATTTGTATGTCGATATTACTGACCAGCCCGGAGCTTTGCAGAAAGTTCTCACCATTGTCGCTGACGCTGGTTTGAGTATTGTGAATATCCAAATACTTGAGCTGCGCGAAGGACTGACGGGTGTTCTTCGCCTCAGCTTTTCAGAGCAGAAAATCCAGCTGAAGGCAAAAGGTGTGCTGGAAGTTTTTGGATATGAAGTAAAGATAGAAGATTGA